CCGGACTCAGCGGCTGACCCCCGTACCCGCCGCCGGTCCGGCCGCGGTCCGGCCGCACCGGTTCAGCGGCCCGGCCTCGGGGCGGTACCGGCCACGAACTCGGCGCCCGCCAGGATCTCCGCGGTCAGCCGGACGCCGGTGAGGCGCTCGGCCAGCGCGAAGGCGGCCTCCGTGTGCAGCGTGTGGTCGTGGTCGTCGCCCTCGGTGAGGTCGAAACCCACCTCCCGCATGACCTCCGCCGCGGCCGGTGCCTCGCTGCCGTCCCGCTGGGCCGGGAAGAGCGGCTCGAAGTGCAGGAGGTTGTGGCCGTCCCGCTGCCAGTGGAAGTGGTCGACCGCGTTGACGTTGCGGAAGTGCGAGACCAGCCGGGTGCCCTCGGAGAGCGCGGCGAGCAGCGGGGCGGCGACGCCCAGGTAGCCGTTGGGCTCGATCGCCAGCGCCCACCGACCGAGCGAGGTGGCGGCGATGAACAGCCGCTCGCCGTCGTACTCGTCCCACGTGTCGTAGGCGGCCTCGACCAGCTCGGACGCCCCGGTGTGGCGCTCCTCGGGCTCGGCCCCCGCCCGGCGCAGCAGCTCCTCGGCGGACACGCCCTCCACCAGGGTCAGGCAGTACGCCTCGCGCAGAGCGGGGAAGGCCTCGGAGAACCAGCGGTAGTCGGTGGCGTGTGCGGTCATGGGCCCACCCTCTCAGGCACCTGTGACACCGTCAGGCCCGGCCCCGTCCGGTGCCCCGGATCCTGCCCGTGCCCGTGTCCGTGTCCCGACGCCGGGCTCAGCTCCAGACCGGCGCGTCGGTGCCCCACCGCCCCGGCGGGCGGGACCAGTCGGCGGGCGCGCCCTCGTACCCGACCGGGGACAGCGCGTACCGCAGCCGGCCGACCGGGGAGTCCCGCTCGGCCAGCCGGTCGGCGGGGTCGCCGACGCCGGCCGCACGGGCGGCGGAGGTGTCCTCGGCCGCTTCGGCGGCGGGGTGGACGCCGTGCAGCAGCCAGTCCGCCGTGGCCGCCAGCGAGAGGTTCAGCCGGTGGCCGCCGCCGGTGCCGGCCCGCTCGGTCAGCGCCCGCAGGACGGCCGCGGCCAGCAGGTAGCCGGTACCGTGGTCCAGCGCCTGGGCGGGCAGCACGCCGGGGCGGCCGTCTGGGCCCGCCTCGAGGGCCGCGACACCGACACCGGCCTGCACCAGGCTGTCGAAGCCACGCCGGCCCGCCCACGGACCGCTCGGGCCCCAGGCGTCGAGCTGGCCGACGACCAGGCCGGGGCGGCGCTCCAGCAGGGCCTCCGGGGCCAGGCCGAGCCGGTCCAGCGCGCCGGGGCGGTAGCCGGTGACGACGACGTCGGCCGCGGCGAGCAGGTCCTCGAAGACCGCCCGGTCGGCGGCGGAGGCCAGGTCGAGACGGGTGGATCGCTTGCCGAAGCCGGTGTCGGCGTGGGCGTCCGGGGACTCGGGGAGCCGAGGCGGGTCGATCCGCAGCACGTCCGCGCCGAGCAGGGCCAGGGTGCGGGTGGCGACCGGGCCCGCGATCACCCGGGTGAGGTCCAGCACCCGGACGCCCTCGCAGGGCAGCGCCGCGGCCGGCAGCGGCCGGGGCTCGGCCTCCCCCAGCCGGGCCCTGCGGACCGGCGGGAGCCCGGTCGGACCGGCCGGCGGCGCGACGGCGACGGCCAACCCGCCTGCGGCGTACGCGCGTTCCTGGATCTGCTCGCCGGGCAGCTCCCGCAGGGTCGCCGCCAGCCGCCGGACGGCCTGCTCGTCCTCGCCGTCCGGAAGGCCCAGGGCTGCGAGCAGCCTGACCCGGTGGTGCGGGTAGTTGGCGTGGGTGCGCACCCAGCCGTCGGCGCTCTCCCAGAAGCCGGACAGCGGCGCGAAGGTGCCGGCCGGCCGCCCGTCGATCCGCAGGTGGCGTTCGCTGACGAAGGCGGTGGCGACCGCGCCCTCGTCGATCCGGACGCCGGGCACGGCCCGCCCGCCCCGGGCGGCGACCAGCTCGGCGGCGGCCAGCGAGCACACCGCCACGGTGGCCCGGGCCAGCTCCCGGACCGGCAGCCGGGCGTCCGGCAGGCCGGGCGGGCCGTGGAAGGAGACCCGCTCCAGCAGCGCGTCGGCGCCGCCGAGTGCGGTCCAGGCGTGGGCGGTGGCGGCGTCAGGTCCGGTTGTCATACCGCGCATTGTGCTGCACGGACGCCCGCTGGCGGCGCTGGCCCCGGGCCGCGGCCGGGCGGCCGGGTCCGCCGGCTCAGGCGGTGGGTGCCGTGAAGGTGAAGGGCAGCGACTTCACCCGGTTGTCGAAGTTGGACGGGATCAGCTCCGGCGCGCCGGTCGCCCGCAGGTCGGGCAGCCGGGTGAACAGCTCGCGCAGCAGCACCTTCATCTCCTGCCGGGCCAGGTGGGCGCCGAGGCAGTAGTGCGGGCCGCCGCCGCCGAAGCCGAGGTGCGGGTTGGGCGAGCGGGTGATGTCGAAGACGTCCGGGTCGGTGAAGACGGCCTCGTCCCGGTTGGCCGAGCCGAAGAAGAGCACCACCTTGTCGCCCTTGGCCAGGGGGGTGCCGTCGAGCTCGTGGTCGGTGGCGAGGGTGCGGCGGAACTGGATGATCGGCGTGGCGTGCCGGATGATCTCGTCGACCGTGCCGCCGAGGTGGCGGTCGAGGTCGGAGAGCAGCAGGTCGCGCTGTCCGGGGTGCTCGGTGAGCAGGCTGAGCCCGTGGGTGAGGGCGTTGCGGGTGGTCTCGACGCCGGCCACCAGCAGCAGGGAGAAGAAGGCGCCGAGTTCGCGGCCGGTGAGGTGGCGGCCGTCGACGTCGGCGGTGACCAGGGCGGAGATCAGGTCGTCGGTGGGGTTGCGGCGGCGCTCCCGGCCGAGGTCGGCGACCATGCCCTGCATCCGGGCCAGGGCGCGCAGTCCGCGTCCGGGGATCCGGATCCGGCTGCGCAGCGGGCGGTCGACGCCGGTGTGCTCGGAGGCGTGGTTGACCTGGTCGAGGATGCCGCGCCGGGGCTCCTCGGGGATGCCCATCATGTTGCAGATGACCTGGAACGGGAGTTCGGCGGCGACGGAGGTGACGAAGTCCGCCGGGCGCCGCTCGATCACCTGGTCGACCAGCCGGGCCGCGACCCGGCGGATGTCGTCCTCGGCGCGGGCGAGCAGGCGCGGGGTGAAGGCCCGGGAGATGATCCGGCGCAGCTGGGCGTGCCGGGGGTCGTCCAGGTTGACCATCGAGTCGCCGAACAGGGTGCGGACCCAGCGGGCGGGTTCGGGCGTGGTGACGCCGGGGCCGCTGATGAAGACGCCGGCGTTCCGGCTGGCCTCGACCACGTCGGCGTGCCGGACCAGGGCGTGGAAGCCCTTGGCGGGGTGCTTGCCGGTGGCGGGCCGTTCGGTGAAGAAGACCGGGCCGGGGAGCCGGCGGAGTTCGGCGAACGCGCTCGCCCGGGCGGTGGGCGGGAGTTTCCAGAACCGCGGGTCGGCGAGGTCGATGTCGGTCCGGACGGATCCCGCTCCGGTGGAAGTCCCCGCGACTGCGCTCATGGTGCCTCTCCCTGTGCCTGTCGGTGCCCACATTTAGCGGGCACCGACTGGTTTGGTGTCAAACCATGCTTATTTCCCTACGATATGACTGATTGTCCCGCCCTACCGGTGCGGAAGCCCGGGACGTTCCGGAGGCCGCGATCTCAGACCCGCGCGTGCGAGGTGATGTCCGCGCCGAACTCCTCGATCATCGCCGGGGTGACGGTCGGCCTGGCCTGCTCGATCGCACCGAGGTAGTCCCGGGTGCTCGCCCCCTCGGTGCCGTCGGGCGCGGTGAGGTCCCGCTCGAAGGCGCTCTGCGC
The sequence above is a segment of the Kitasatospora sp. NBC_00240 genome. Coding sequences within it:
- a CDS encoding DUF6461 domain-containing protein: MTAHATDYRWFSEAFPALREAYCLTLVEGVSAEELLRRAGAEPEERHTGASELVEAAYDTWDEYDGERLFIAATSLGRWALAIEPNGYLGVAAPLLAALSEGTRLVSHFRNVNAVDHFHWQRDGHNLLHFEPLFPAQRDGSEAPAAAEVMREVGFDLTEGDDHDHTLHTEAAFALAERLTGVRLTAEILAGAEFVAGTAPRPGR
- a CDS encoding CoA transferase translates to MTTGPDAATAHAWTALGGADALLERVSFHGPPGLPDARLPVRELARATVAVCSLAAAELVAARGGRAVPGVRIDEGAVATAFVSERHLRIDGRPAGTFAPLSGFWESADGWVRTHANYPHHRVRLLAALGLPDGEDEQAVRRLAATLRELPGEQIQERAYAAGGLAVAVAPPAGPTGLPPVRRARLGEAEPRPLPAAALPCEGVRVLDLTRVIAGPVATRTLALLGADVLRIDPPRLPESPDAHADTGFGKRSTRLDLASAADRAVFEDLLAAADVVVTGYRPGALDRLGLAPEALLERRPGLVVGQLDAWGPSGPWAGRRGFDSLVQAGVGVAALEAGPDGRPGVLPAQALDHGTGYLLAAAVLRALTERAGTGGGHRLNLSLAATADWLLHGVHPAAEAAEDTSAARAAGVGDPADRLAERDSPVGRLRYALSPVGYEGAPADWSRPPGRWGTDAPVWS
- a CDS encoding cytochrome P450, which encodes MSAVAGTSTGAGSVRTDIDLADPRFWKLPPTARASAFAELRRLPGPVFFTERPATGKHPAKGFHALVRHADVVEASRNAGVFISGPGVTTPEPARWVRTLFGDSMVNLDDPRHAQLRRIISRAFTPRLLARAEDDIRRVAARLVDQVIERRPADFVTSVAAELPFQVICNMMGIPEEPRRGILDQVNHASEHTGVDRPLRSRIRIPGRGLRALARMQGMVADLGRERRRNPTDDLISALVTADVDGRHLTGRELGAFFSLLLVAGVETTRNALTHGLSLLTEHPGQRDLLLSDLDRHLGGTVDEIIRHATPIIQFRRTLATDHELDGTPLAKGDKVVLFFGSANRDEAVFTDPDVFDITRSPNPHLGFGGGGPHYCLGAHLARQEMKVLLRELFTRLPDLRATGAPELIPSNFDNRVKSLPFTFTAPTA